A genomic stretch from Bos javanicus breed banteng chromosome 3, ARS-OSU_banteng_1.0, whole genome shotgun sequence includes:
- the ACKR3 gene encoding atypical chemokine receptor 3, with protein sequence MDLHLLDYSEPGNFSDISWPCNGSDCIAVDTLQCGHIPNKSVLLYTLSFVYIFIFVIGMIANSVVVWVNIQAKTTGYDTHCYILNLAIADLWVVVTIPVWVVSLVQHNQWPMGELTCKVTHLIFSINLFGSIFFLTCMSVDRYLSVAYFASTSGRKKRLVRRAVCVLVWLLAFGVSLPDTYYLKTVTSASNNETYCRAFYPEHSVKEWLISMELVSVILGFAIPFCIIAVFYFLLARAIASSSDQEKQSSRKIILSYVVVFLVCWLPYHLVVLLDIFSILHYIPFTCQLEAFLFTALHVTQCLSLVHCCVNPVLYSFINRNYRYELMKAFIFKYSAKTGLTKLIDASRVSETEYSALEQNAK encoded by the coding sequence ATGGATCTGCATCTCTTGGACTACTCAGAGCCGGGGAACTTCTCTGACATCAGCTGGCCCTGCAATGGCAGTGACTGCATCGCAGTGGACACCCTGCAGTGCGGCCACATACCCAACAAAAGCGTCCTCCTATACACGCTGTCCTTCGTCTACATCTTCATCTTTGTGATCGGCATGATCGCCAACTCCGTGGTGGTCTGGGTGAACATCCAGGCCAAGACTACGGGCTACGACACGCACTGCTACATCTTGAACCTGGCCATCGCCGACCTGTGGGTGGTGGTCACCATCCCTGTCTGGGTGGTCAGCCTCGTGCAGCATAACCAGTGGCCCATGGGCGAGCTCACGTGCAAGGTCACCCACCTCATCTTCTCCATCAACCTCTTCGGCAGCATCTTCTTCCTCACCTGCATGAGTGTGGATCGCTACCTGTCCGTCGCCTACTTCGCCAGCACCTCCGGCCGTAAGAAGAGGCTGGTGCGCCGTGCCGTGTGCGTCCTGGTGTGGCTGCTGGCCTTCGGCGTGTCCCTGCCCGACACCTACTACCTGAAGACGGTGACGTCCGCCTCCAACAACGAGACCTACTGCCGGGCTTTCTACCCTGAGCACAGCGTCAAGGAGTGGCTCATCAGCATGGAGCTGGTCTCCGTGATCCTGGGCTTCGCCATTCCTTTCTGCATCATCGCTGTCTTCTACTTCCTGCTGGCCCGCGCCATCGCCTCCTCCAGCGACCAGGAGAAGCAGAGCAGCCGGAAGATCATCCTCTCCTACGTGGTGGTCTTCCTGGTGTGCTGGCTGCCTTACCACCTGGTGGTGCTGCTGGACATCTTCTCCATCCTGCACTACATCCCCTTCACCTGCCAGCTGGAGGCCTTCCTCTTCACGGCGCTGCACGTCACGCAGTGCCTGTCGCTGGTGCACTGCTGTGTCAACCCTGTGCTCTACAGCTTCATCAACCGCAACTACCGGTACGAGCTGATGAAGGCCTTCATCTTCAAGTACTCGGCCAAGACGGGCCTCACCAAGCTCATCGATGCCTCCCGTGTGTCAGAGACTGAGTACTCCGCCCTGGAGCAGAATGCCAAGTGA